A single Augochlora pura isolate Apur16 chromosome 2, APUR_v2.2.1, whole genome shotgun sequence DNA region contains:
- the LOC144478171 gene encoding nischarin isoform X1, translated as MASLLLNQDNVQIKIPSTEVIDGVTYYCIEVGISSIKWTVRHRYRDFAEMHYKLVTEHCVEKDILPPKKLIGYKCEAFVEKRRMSLEAYLHAVYHYLKKAMPRELAVFLDLHVYDIFFLLQTMALEFFTEGDSLLQKSKTYKFNSLQLYAISERLKQPCSLLEVVDKKYDFSHVLDFNSHLTGLVIVSNSEPYKASNIDISALPIELSSFKNIEDLTIDQYPVEKIYNMGNLRDTVVRLAVNHTKLKNIVEFAMCEEVHKGMENANDSHVWIKVSHLDLSDNRIEVIDEAIKLLPHIECLTLNNNLLSEISNVTLLPRLSHLYLASNNFTKLPDDLHTRLGYIVYIDLSQNKLTSLSSFSKLYSLEGLDVSCNRIEKIEEVKNIGHLPCLENLRLTGNPVSTIVDYRVKVLEPFGKRAADICLDNEIPNQKELDTVSVHQALRIAREGKSPTFTASDAPLFSAEMPNM; from the exons ATGGCGTCTCTTCTGTTGAATCAGGACAACGTTCAGATTAAAATACCGTCAACGGAAGTCATTGACGGAGTCACCTACTATTGCATCGAGGTTGGGATTTCTTCAATCAAATGGACTGTGAGGCACAG ATACCGTGACTTTGCAGAGATGCACTATAAGCTTGTGACAGAGCACTGCGTCGAAAAGGATATTCTGCCACCGAAGAAACTGATAGGCTACAAATGCGAAGCCTTTGTGGAGAAGAGGAGAATGAGTCTGGAGGCCTATCTGCATGCAGTCTACCACTATTTGAAGAAAGCAATGCCTAGAGAACTGGCTGTCTTCTTAGATCTGCATGTGtacgatatatttttcttactaCAGACCATGGCTTTGGAGTTCTTCACAGAGGGTGATAGTCTGCTGCAAAAGTCAAAGACctacaaatttaattctctaCAG TTGTACGCGATTAGCGAGCGATTGAAACAACCTTGTTCGTTGTTGGAAGTGGTAGATAAGAAGTACGACTTTAGCCACGTTCTAGACTTCAATTCTCATTTAACTGGACTGGTGATTGTAAGTAACTCAGAGCCGTACAAAGCCAGCAATATCGACATATCGGCGCTGCCGATAGAATTGTCCAGCTTTAAGAACATAGAGGACCTAACGATTGATCAGTACCCGGTAGAGAAGATTTACAACATGGGCAATCTTAGGGACACTGTTGTAAGATTGGCGGTGAACCACACGAAGCTGAAGAATATCGTTGAGTTCGCGATGTGCGAGGAAGTACACAAGGGCATGGAGAACGCAAACGATTCCCACGTCTGGATAAAGGTCTCTCATCTAGATCTGAGCGACAATCGGATAGAAGTAATAGACGAGGCGATCAAGTTATTGCCGCACATAGAGTGTCTAACTCTGAACAACAACCTTCTCTCAGAAATCTCAAACGTGACTTTGCTACCGAGACTCTCTCACCTGTACCTGGCGTCGAACAACTTCACAAAACTTCCTGACGATCTCCACACGCGGCTTGGCTACATCGTCTACATAGATTTGTCTCAGAATAAGCTAACTTCCTTATCCAGTTTTTCAAAACTGTACTCACTGGAGGGTTTGGATGTTAGCTGTAACCGAATAGAAAAGATTGAAGAGGTGAAAAATATTGGACATCTACCATGCTTGGAAAATCTAAGGTTAACCGGTAATCCCGTGTCAACTATCGTTGACTACAGGGTGAAGGTGTTGGAGCCGTTTGGCAAAAGGGCAGCGGATATATGTTTAGATAATGAGATACCTAATCAAAAGGAACTGGACACTGTGTCCGTTCATCAAGCTCTTCGCATTGCTAGAGAAGGTAAATCACCGACCTTCACGGCTTCTGATGCACCTCTTTTCTCTGCAGAGATGCCAAACATGTAG
- the LOC144478171 gene encoding nischarin isoform X2, with translation MHYKLVTEHCVEKDILPPKKLIGYKCEAFVEKRRMSLEAYLHAVYHYLKKAMPRELAVFLDLHVYDIFFLLQTMALEFFTEGDSLLQKSKTYKFNSLQLYAISERLKQPCSLLEVVDKKYDFSHVLDFNSHLTGLVIVSNSEPYKASNIDISALPIELSSFKNIEDLTIDQYPVEKIYNMGNLRDTVVRLAVNHTKLKNIVEFAMCEEVHKGMENANDSHVWIKVSHLDLSDNRIEVIDEAIKLLPHIECLTLNNNLLSEISNVTLLPRLSHLYLASNNFTKLPDDLHTRLGYIVYIDLSQNKLTSLSSFSKLYSLEGLDVSCNRIEKIEEVKNIGHLPCLENLRLTGNPVSTIVDYRVKVLEPFGKRAADICLDNEIPNQKELDTVSVHQALRIAREGKSPTFTASDAPLFSAEMPNM, from the exons ATGCACTATAAGCTTGTGACAGAGCACTGCGTCGAAAAGGATATTCTGCCACCGAAGAAACTGATAGGCTACAAATGCGAAGCCTTTGTGGAGAAGAGGAGAATGAGTCTGGAGGCCTATCTGCATGCAGTCTACCACTATTTGAAGAAAGCAATGCCTAGAGAACTGGCTGTCTTCTTAGATCTGCATGTGtacgatatatttttcttactaCAGACCATGGCTTTGGAGTTCTTCACAGAGGGTGATAGTCTGCTGCAAAAGTCAAAGACctacaaatttaattctctaCAG TTGTACGCGATTAGCGAGCGATTGAAACAACCTTGTTCGTTGTTGGAAGTGGTAGATAAGAAGTACGACTTTAGCCACGTTCTAGACTTCAATTCTCATTTAACTGGACTGGTGATTGTAAGTAACTCAGAGCCGTACAAAGCCAGCAATATCGACATATCGGCGCTGCCGATAGAATTGTCCAGCTTTAAGAACATAGAGGACCTAACGATTGATCAGTACCCGGTAGAGAAGATTTACAACATGGGCAATCTTAGGGACACTGTTGTAAGATTGGCGGTGAACCACACGAAGCTGAAGAATATCGTTGAGTTCGCGATGTGCGAGGAAGTACACAAGGGCATGGAGAACGCAAACGATTCCCACGTCTGGATAAAGGTCTCTCATCTAGATCTGAGCGACAATCGGATAGAAGTAATAGACGAGGCGATCAAGTTATTGCCGCACATAGAGTGTCTAACTCTGAACAACAACCTTCTCTCAGAAATCTCAAACGTGACTTTGCTACCGAGACTCTCTCACCTGTACCTGGCGTCGAACAACTTCACAAAACTTCCTGACGATCTCCACACGCGGCTTGGCTACATCGTCTACATAGATTTGTCTCAGAATAAGCTAACTTCCTTATCCAGTTTTTCAAAACTGTACTCACTGGAGGGTTTGGATGTTAGCTGTAACCGAATAGAAAAGATTGAAGAGGTGAAAAATATTGGACATCTACCATGCTTGGAAAATCTAAGGTTAACCGGTAATCCCGTGTCAACTATCGTTGACTACAGGGTGAAGGTGTTGGAGCCGTTTGGCAAAAGGGCAGCGGATATATGTTTAGATAATGAGATACCTAATCAAAAGGAACTGGACACTGTGTCCGTTCATCAAGCTCTTCGCATTGCTAGAGAAGGTAAATCACCGACCTTCACGGCTTCTGATGCACCTCTTTTCTCTGCAGAGATGCCAAACATGTAG